From the Porphyrobacter sp. CACIAM 03H1 genome, the window TTTCTCATTACAGACCACACTGTTGAAGTAAGGCCCTTCCGCACTGGGGAGTGGATGGGCTGTTTCGCTATACGCTAGATGGTTAGAGCCAGATGCTTAGCTAGCCTCACAAAGCATGAGTCGAATTACGGACGCCTAGAGGAGCGGGCGCCACCAGGCTTCGTGGTCGAGATACCAGCGCAGCGTTTGACGCAGGCCGTCCTCGAAACCGTGGGCCGGCGCATAGCCGAGTTCGGCCCGGGCCTTGGTCTCGTCGATGGCGTAGCGGCGGTCGTGGCCGGCGCGGTCGGTGACGAAGGTCTTGAGGATGCGCGTGGGCTCGCCCCTCGCGGCCGGCGCGTCGGGGTAGCGCCCGGCGAGGCCCTCGATCTCGGTGAAGGCGCGGTCGACTTCGGCGCAGATGGTGTCGATCACGGTCATGTTGGGCAGTTCCGCCCCGCCGCCAATATTGTAGGTCTCGCCCGGTTGGCCCTTGAGCAGACAGGCCTCGATCCCANNNNNNNNNNNNNNNNNNNNNNNNNNNNNNNNNNNNNNNNNNNNNNNNNNNNNNNNNNNNNNNNNNNNNNNNNNNNNNNNNNNNNNNNNNNNNNNNNNNNNNNNNNNNNNNNNNNNNNNNNNNNNNNNNNNNNNNNNNNNNNNNNNNNNNNNNNNNNNNNNNNNNNNNNNNNNNNNNNNNNNNNNNNNNNNNNNNNNNNN encodes:
- a CDS encoding GDP-mannose 4,6-dehydratase, coding for GIEACLLKGQPGETYNIGGGAELPNMTVIDTICAEVDRAFTEIEGLAGRYPDAPAARGEPTRILKTFVTDRAGHDRRYAIDETKARAELGYAPAHGFEDGLRQTLRWYLDHEAWWRPLL